The DNA window CCAACAAAAGCTCTGCCAAGTACGAGCCATCCTGCCCAGTAATACCCGTAACCAATGCTCTTTTCACAGTAGATCCCCTTCTCGTGGGAGTAATATTGACGTAAGACCCCAAATCATCTCGTTTTTTGATAAAAATCAACTATGAAATTCCCAAACCTCCTAGCCACAAAGAGGAGACCAGAATGTAAGTGGGTTGCGCGCTGCATAATCATAACCTAATTTTACTTTATTGATGCCCTGACATGGGCTACCCAACTATATCTTAAGCCCCTAAAGACAGAGCTGTTTTGGAGATGCGATTTTGATTGCAGTGGTTATCCCCAGCTACAATGAAGGCGAAGTCATTGCCTCGCTCATTCTCAAGATTTCAGAGGTGTTAAGCCCTCCTCACTTGATTATCGTTGTCGATGACAGTCCCAATGATCTGACTCAAAAAGCCATTGAATCCACGGGTAAAAGCAACCTTGTCTCTATTCATCGAAAGACCAAGGGCGGCAGAGGGTCGGCAGTCATTGAGGGGATCAAGATCGCCGTTAGCCGGGACTGCAGCCAGATTGTGGAAATGGACGCTGACTTTTCCCATCCGCCTGAAGAACTCAATAGTATTCTTTCCGAGGCTAAGACCAGAGGCTTGGATCTGCTCATTGGGAGCCGATATTTGCCAGAAAGCAAGATTTTGAATTGGCCCTTGTCCCGACGGATATTTTCACGGTGTGCCAACTGGCTGGCCCGGAGTGTTTTGAGAATTCCCATTCATGATTACACGAATGGATATCGGTGCTACTCTCGCCCCGCCGCAGAACAGATTGTAGCTACCTGTGGCAAGCTCGGTAAGGGCTTCATTGCTTTAAGCGAAATTTTGGTTAATTTGTACTACAGAGGTCTGACCGTGGGCGAGCGCCCAACGGTTTTTGTGAATCGGGTCCGTGGTGAGAGTTCCGTTAACCTCAATGAGATTACTGGGGCCTTAATGGGGCTCTTTAGAATCTACGGACTAAAACGTGAATTGCAGGCAAAGAATGTCAAAGTGGCAAACATCAATAATTGAAGAATTTAAGTCTCGGGCGGAGAATCCTAGGACCGGTGGTTCAGAATTCCCATTGATGGAAGACTGCTTCGATCAAGATGAAGTCCTGGCGGCCATTGATGTCTTGTTGTCCGGACAGCTGACCATGTCTTCGAATGTGACTGAGTTTGAGCAGCAATTTGCGGAAATGGTGGGAGTCCCCTTTGCTGTCATGGTGAACTCGGGGTCTTCGGCTAACCTTTTGGCGGTGGCAGCGGCGATTAACCCTTTGAGAAAACAAAGATTACTGCCTGGGGACGAAGTCCTTCTTCCCGCAGTGTGTTGGTCGACAAGCCTTTGGCCACTGGTGCAATTGGGGCTCAAACCGGTTTTTGTCGACGTGAATCCTCAGACACTCAACATGGATATGGACGATGCCAAAAAGAAGCTGACGAAAAAAACCAAAGGGCTGCTCACCGTCCATATTCTTGGCAACTCACCTGAAATGGCAAAGGTGAAGTCCTTTGTCAGTGACCACGGCCTTACTCATCTCGAAGACACATGTGAGTCTTTTGGTTCCCAGTTTAGCAACAAGTACCTAGGAACCTTTGGCGACTTTGGCAGCTACTCTTTCTATTATTCACATCACTTGACCACCGGCGAAGGTGGCATGGTGGTGTGTCAAAATCAGGAAGATGCTGATTTACTTAAGTGCCTTAGAGCCCATGGTTGGACAAGAAACCTGTCAAACAGGCAGGCACTTGAAAAAGAATACTCCGATATCGACTCAAGGTTTCTGTTCGTCAACTCCGGATTTAACCTTCGCCCCACAGAAATTCAGGCCGCCATCGGTAAAGTTCAGCTCAAGCGAATCAACCAGATGAATGGCAATCGGGTAAAGAATTACGAAGGCCTTAGACTAGCCCTGGAGAGTCACCCGTCCTGGAATGGGCAGCTGGAAATGATCTTGCCCTCCCCAGGAACCAGTCCCGTGTGGTTTGGTTTTTGTGCCCTATTAAATGAAAAACTCGCGGCTCAAAAAGAATCCTATTTAAAATCTTTAAGCGCACTAGGTGTCGAAAATCGCCCCATCGTCAGTGGCAACTTTGTACGCCAACCCGCACTTAAACTCTACGGCCTGGACCAGGACCCTCGCAATTTTCCCGGTGCAGAAAATGTTGATCGACGAGGCTTTTTTATAGGTCTTCACACAACAGAGATGAAGAAAGATCGCCTGGATCGGTTGGCTGACCTGCTGCTGAAGCCTCTTCTCTAGTCTGAATTGATGAGGGCCTGATGAGAACGCTAAAGATTTCACTCATCAGTCTCGCTGCCTTAGCCTGGGCGACCTTAATCACTTATTTTTTTCTTCGCTACCCATGGCCTTGGCCTGATGAATCCCTCTATGCCGATATTGCCCGCCACTTTAGAAATACCGGGGAAATGGGTATCCCCATGTTTAAGGGCTATTTTACTGAAATTGAATCCCACCAGCATTTTTACCCGCCTCTGTATTTTATGACCTTGGGAGCGCTGTTTTTCATTTTTCCCTATAGTTTGATCACACTGCGTTTTTTTTCTCTGTTTTGCCTGCTGAGCGCAACTGTTTGGTCCTTTGCTCGACTCAGTAAAAAGACCCTTGGCCCAATGGCCGTCAGCGGTGGAGTTCTGGTCTTGATGACAGACCCCGTATTTATTCGCGGACTGTTAGTTGGCCGCATGGACAGCCTGGGAGTCTTTTTAACCCTTGGCTCCCTCTTGCTACTTCACTCTGGAGAGTGTCACCCTCACCGTGCAAAGAGGAGGTATTTCCTTTTTGGGTCGGGCCTCATCGGAGGTCTGGCGTTTTTAACTCACCCCATGGCCTGGGCTGCACCTGCAACCCTTGGACTATATACCTTGGTGCAACTGATCCGCAAAAAACTAAAGCCCATTGAGGTTGGCCTGATTGCCCTTGGAGGCATTGGGATTTCCTTACCCTATTTAGTTTGGCTTTATGGCGAGTGGGGATTTTTTGCTGAGCAATTCTCCGCCCAGATGGCGCGCAAACACCTGGTGTCACCTAAAGGCATACGTGAAGCCCTAAAGTCATTTGAGGGCTTATTTGCTCAATATGAAGCCGTAAAAGCCATAGGGATGCTCTCCTACATCCTGGGCTTCGTGGGATTGGTGATTTACACTTGGAAAGACCAAAGGGGACTTAAATTCCTCATTGTACACCTCCTATTTACCTACTTGGCCACGTTTAGCCGAGAAATGTGGTACCCCGTTTATTGGATGGTGACCTCGGCCATCGGGGTGGCGATTTTGCTTCACACGGCAAATCGACGAGTTGCCTGGACCCTCGCGTCCCTAGTTGTTGTTGGTCATCTCTATGGAGTATTTGTTAAGGCCAGGCAATTAAGACCCTATAACTACCAGACCTACTGTGAAGTCCTCAAACAAAAGATCCCACCAGGAGCCAAAGTCTTTTTGACATCAGTGCCCGATGCTTATTTTTGCCTCGATGAAAGCTTTAGAGAGGGAATAAGGCAGTTCATTCCTGGAGGCATTCCTGTACCTAAAGACAGTGCTGTTGCGATTTTTGATACACATGATGTCTTTATTGCCGGCTCCTTTTTTGTTGGTGAGCACCTTGAGGAATACATCAAAGGGTCCAAAGATCATTTTGAAATTGATAGTGGAGTAGCTGGAGGTTTTCCTTATACTCTCTATTTAAGAAAGACCGCCCCCGCCAATTCCCTGAGGGACCAATGAATTCAACAACCACCCGGACTCGGTTCTTTCCTGGTCTTTCTCTTAAGAGTCTCTCTGGAATAGTTCGCATCTGGTCCCTGTGGATTGCTTTTCTCGCTTTGTTTTCGGCAATGCTTTTTTGGCAAAATGAAAATTTTAACGGTTCTCTGGTTGAAAAGTGGAATGATCATGTGTCCAACGTTCTGTCCACGGAGCTTTTTCTCACCCAAGGGACAGCCATTTACTCCGAACCCACCGGAGTCGTTTGGGACCGAGTACATGGTGAGGTTGGGATTAAGCCTGAGTTGCGGGATCAAATCGTTAGTCCGCAACTCCCCAGACACTACCCACCAGGTCTCTGGGCGGCTCTCACACCCATTTCCATTGCGCTCAATCGAAACCTGATTGATCTGCCTCAGGCGGCAAGGCTTGCGATTGGCTTGTATCTTCTTGCTGCACTCTTGGCGGCCGGGCTTTTGGCTCACTTACTTGCCTCTTTGCTACGAGATCATAACAAACGGACATTCAAGCTCCTCACCACTGTGGTCCTCATGCTGGCTTCAATGGAGCTGGTCCGTTGGGCTCTCAACGGAATGTACGATCCTATTGCCATCTTAGGGCTTCTTTGTTTTGTTTGGGCATTGAAGACTAAAAACTATCCCATTGCCTATTTGGCATTTGGTGTGTCTTTGTTTTTTCATTTTCGCGCCTTGTGGTTGGCGCCAGCCGGGGCCTGGGCCCTTTGGAAGTTTTGGCGACAATATCGGGAACAATTGATTTCTTTTTTCTTCTCTCGCTATTTTATAGTCGGCACGGGCTGTAGCTTGTTGTCTGTGTATGCTTTTTGGCTTGCGGCACCCGGTTTAAAGGATGTGCCCATCAATAACTACTTCTTTTTGGGTGCTTTAGATTCAGTCAACTGGGGGAGACTGACGGTGTTTATCCTGGCCATTGCCGGATTTACCTATTGGGCCATTCGCTTCCGAGGGTGGCTGACCTTAAGCTGTTTTTGTTGGGCTATACTGATGTGGCTGGTAACACCACTCATCCAACAGTGGTATGTGTTGTTTTTGATTCCTTTGGCCGTTCTGCCTGTATTAGAGCGAAAGGAAAATCGAATCCCACTGCTTTATGGCGTATCAATTATGGTATTGGTAACGGCCATTCTCCTCATGCGAAACTCGCCTTTTGAATTTCGCTTTTTTCAAGAATCCCTCGCCCTGCTGTTCTGATAGCTTGGTTCAGCGGCCCTTACCAAACAACACCACGGTGGCGGTCTTGAGGAGGACTAGCCAGTCGAGAATCAGTGAGTAGCTTTTGATGTAATAGAGCTCAAATTGGAGTTTTTCTTTGGCGTCTTCGATGGTGGCGCCGTAGGGGTACATGACCTGGGCCCAACCGGTAAGGCCGGGGCGGACGAGGTGGCGGAAGTTGTAGAAGGGGATTTTTTCGCCCAGTTCTTTGATAAACTCAGGTCTCTCGGGCCTTGGGCCGATAAAACTCATGTCGCCGCGAAAGATGTTCCAGATCTGGGGAAGCTCATCAATGCGAGTGGCCCGCATGAACTTACCCCAGACAGTCACCCGGGCATCGCCCTCTTTGGACCACTGGGCTCCATGCTTTTCGGCGTCTTGCTTCATGGACCTAAATTTGTAAATGATGAAGTCTTCGCCGTTAAGGCCCCGGCGTTTTTGGGTGTAAATGATCGGCCAGCCGCTGGTGATTAACACTAAAATTGCGGCCAGGAGCATGATCGGAAATCCTAAAATCATAATCAAACCGGCACAAAAAATATCCCCCACCCGCTTAATTCGAAGGCCTATGGGGTTATGCAAAAGATGAAATCCCTGGCTCAGAGCAAACCACCCACCTTGAAGGTAAAACACCGGGACTTTGCGCCAAACGGCCTCATAAAAATCAGACAGATCGTAAACACGAGTGCCCTGAAAGCGGATCTCCATTAACTGATCGACCAAATGCTCGGGGATTTGCTGGCCCGTAGCCACCACAATACCGCGCCATTGTTCTTTGAGTTTTGCGGGCACATCCTCCCAGCTCCCCTGAACATACTTTTCAAAGTCACCAAAATCCCCGGCATCTGGGTCGTAACGTTTTTGGGTCAGACAAACCAGCTGAACATCGTGAGGGGATTTTTCGTAGTCCTTTAAAAACTGCACCAGGTAGTCGCGAGTACCAATCACCAACCAGCGGGACTTTTGCTCAAGCCCCTTGACCCGAGTATGGAGAACGACCCGCCAAATGGCCGACCAAATGGCAAAAAACAAGTAAGCACCAATTAAAACTCCTCGACCGGTCAATCCACCAAAGCCCTTAAGACCAACCAGATAGGCCCCTAAAATCACCATCGAGGCCGACAATAAAAGGGCTAAGGCCAAACGCAAAAGGTCGCGAAAAAAATGAAGCCGGTCTTGAAGTTTGTAAACGTCAAAGACGTACATCATGACCAGGGTAAACCCCAGCACAGGAGCAAGCTTAAGCCACAGATCCGGCGCCACCCAGTCGCCCAAGCGCAGGTAATAGGCCAACTGAAAGGCAGCATAAAAGCCAAGGCAGTCTAAGAAGAGAAGAACCAGTTTATAAAAGGGTGCCGGCGAGAATCTGTTCGACATGATTGTCCTTTTTTACCCCGGAAGAAGAGCTGAAGCCAACTTTCCCCTCCTCGGACGCGGCGCATGTAGAGGGGCGCTAAATCGGATCAAGGTGCCGGAACCCTGGCAGCATCTAGGGTGAAGAATCGGCGTAGGTTCGGCGTGGATCCGCAGTTCGGGCGCCCCTGTTGCCTTCGGTGCCTCTGAGCTTCGGGCGGCCTGGTCTAAATTTGGCTACATCTCCACATACACGTTCGCTGCAGAAGCCCGGCAAAAGGGGGAGGGTCCTCGCTGGCGTGGCTAGCAGAAAACCCATTTCGTTCTGTTATTGCCGGCAGGCTCTCACTCCGAGCCTGTCGGCAATTTTAATCTGGAGAATCGATGCGCAAAGACCCACCTATTGACAGGTACGGTAAATTACCGTATTATGGTCGGCAATGAAGCCGATTAGAATTGTCCCTTCTGATCGATTTCATAGGCAACTCAGGCGACTCCCTAAGCACATTGCAGGAGCTGTTGGAGCCTGGGTCGTTACGGTTCAGCGGATTGGTATTCGGGCCACAAGGCAGATTCCCGGCTACCACGACGAGCCGTTGAAAGGAAAACGACGGGGACAGCGCTCGGTCAGACTCAATCGTTCATACCGCCTGATTTACGAGCAAACCGAAGATGATGTGTTCACAATCATTCTGGTTTTGGAGGTCCACAATCATGAGTACTAAAAAAGATGTTCAACAACTGCTCGAAGAATACATTGGCCCCATCACCTTTGGAACGTTCTTGGTAGCAGCGAGAACCTCCCTCGACCTCACCCAGGTGGAGATGGCCAAGATCCTTGGCGTTTCAAAAAGCGTCGTCTGTGACATCGAAAAAGGGCGTCAACTCGTGAGTCCAAAGCTTGCCTTAAAGATTGCTCGTAAAGCCCAACTCTCTGAACCTGTCGCCGTCATGCTCTGCCTGCAGGATCAACTCAACCGAGCCAAAATCAAAATGACCGTGTCCGTAGAAAAGGCATCCTAATTAGGTTCCCGGTTCTTTTTCCGATACACGGAGCGGCAAACCTCACCGGTAACAATCCGCGGGAGTCCAATCTAAAAAATGGATGGCTGGAGCTTCATCCTAAAGAAGTTTTCCGTAGCCTTTGATTTGGGCCCAACCGCCTTCGTCCGACGATCGGGCTGTCCCGGCTCCCTGGCAGAAACCCCATTTCGTCTTGTTAATGCCGGCGGGCTCTCACTCCAAGCCTGCCGGCAATCTTGCTGCAGGGCCTCCAATTTACTCAGACCCGTTAAACACAAGTGATATCGAGAGATTATATCACTCCCAGCTTGGGATAAAATTTTTGGTGAGAAGAAAGAGGCGAAACATGACCGACGAGAAACCGAAAGCACCAAGGCCAGGAGCGGCAAAAAGGCTTCGTGAACTTTACAAAGAAAATCGTGGCCGAGCTTCCTCGGAGTTGCTCGAGATACTAAGTACACCCCAAGAAAAAACCGCTCAAGACAAGCGTTCTGCCGAACCAGGAGATGAGCATGTGGAACTCTAGAATGTCTTAAATAAGTTCGAAGAAAAACACCAATGATTGCTGTCAGTTATAAACCTTCACCCCATGCTATTATGAGTGAAAAACGGAGTAAATCAATGAGTACCAAAGACAAAAACCCCGATTGAGCAGTTCGTAGAACGGGCTGATGAAATCCGCAGGAGGCCTCTTACGGATGAGGATATCAAAAAGATTAACCAGCTCTCTATCGAAATTGAACAAGAAGAGAACCAGATTGAACCTCCTAGTGACCGAGAAATTGCGGACAAACCCCGGAGTGCAGATTTGATCGCCTTTTTGGCGAACAATTCATTGACTGATCGCCAAAAAGGCGTACAACAAAGAGGTATTGGTAAAAACCACCTTCACTAAGAGGTGAATAGGCATGACTATCGCTAAACTCATAGACGACATGGAAAAAGACGGCGATGAAATGACTTTTGCCAGCGTTATAAAGGCCTGGCGTCTATGTGAGGAAGCCTCAATTACTGACTTTGCTCGAAAACTTGGTGTCTCGCGCGGAACTTACGGCGACCTTGAGACTGGTAGAAAGATACCCAGCCCCACCCGAGTGGCCCATATTGCTGAAGCTCTGGAAATTGATGAGGAGCCGCTGATTCTATTGGCCCTAAGAGGCTATCTAAAATCCCATGGATTTGATTACAAAATCTGCTTGGAGTCCGCCTAGATCTGCATTAGGTTCCCGGTTCTTTTTCCGATACACGGAGTCCCTTAAATTTGACCTCAGATCAACCTCGCCTGAAACCTCGAAATGAGCAACTTTGAGAGGCTCAACTAGACTACAAAAACTTGACATTTTTGTCAAGTTTTTGTAGTCTGCAATCATGGCTGTACGTAATGAATACCCACTTCGACTTATGATCAATCACCGCCAGATCAAACGGGTAATCATTGATCAGCACTATAAGGAAAGGCACCCCGACGTTACAGACGAAACAATTCTGGAATTGATTCAATCAATTGATGGTAATGACTTCCTGATTGAAAGCGAACGTGGCGATTTTCAATACTTCACCGCCGAGCCCGTTTTTAAAGACGATAGTCCGTATCGGTTAGTAATGATGCTTTGTATTTTCGATGATTATCTTGGAGTGATAAACGCATTCCGGGTAGACAGGAGTAAGCATGAGTAATACAAGATTTCCCTCTGATACTGAGCTAAAGGAAATGCGAGAGAAGCTATCGAAGGGGCCAGCCTCAAAACCATTACCTAAAGATGCGACTCCAGTTGATAAAATAAAGTTTCAAATCTGCAAAGAGTTTGTGATTTACAAGAATGCTCATACGATCACACAAAAAGCTCTTGCTGAGAAAATTGGGACTGATGAGGCCCTGATAAGTAAGATTCTCCACTATCAAATAGAAGAGTTCACGATTGATAGACTGATTAAGTTTTTATCTACACTTTACCCTGATGCAAAAGTCAAAATTGAGGTCGCATGACTAATATGGAAGACTAGTCGCTAATGCATCTAAGGATTGTCACACTATTGTTTCTCGCTATTAGTCTGGCACCTGCCCTTGCAAGGGGCAATGATCCTGTTTGCACCCAGTGGCTCCGCCAAAACAAGGTTGACCCAGGCTCGAAAGATTGCGAACTCAGCTGTGCCACACTAGCGACGGACATGGGGACTTTTACGTGCCCTGGTCAGTGCGCAGAGTTGTGCAAACCAACACCGTCCTCTGGGATTCCAAGTAAACTGATCTATTATCCGGGACTAACACCTTCAGAAAAGAGGCTGATCGAACAGTTCCCGAAAGATGCGATTACAGTTTTCGTGCAGAAAACTCGCGCCGAGTCGGCCTCGGATCGTAACTTCCCCACGCAAGAACTAAACGACGAAGGTGATGCCTTTCGCCATTTCGTCTGGGCTGGACTATTAGCAAAGGAGCTGGGCAAAACTCAGGCCCTGAAATTTCTGAATGCCCATGAGAAGATAACAGACTTCAGCCCGCAGATGAGAAGTCTATGGACGTTTCTAACAATCTGTCTGGGATTCATGCTGCTGAAAAACTAATGGCGGAAAAAAGGTTTAGTGTTAAAAATCTAGAGCAAATGGCGCTAAATTATTTGAGAGAAAAACGTCTCAAGGTGATTAATCCTGGCCTACCAATACCAAAGGAACCACTATGATAACTAGATTGTTTGCCACTTTACTTTGCGGATTTATACTTTCCTCTCTCTGTCTTGGTGATTCTTATTTGGGTTCCGAATTCTTGACCGTCAAGGATGCTCAAAAAAAATGGGGAATTTCTTCATTCGTAGGTGAAAAATTTAAGAATGCTTCTGAAAAAGAGCGCGGATCAATGGCGACAGATGCAATTAAGAGAAATGTGTATGTGGGTACCGATATGCTTGAAGTTCGAAAAGTTATGGGATCACCCAATAGTTATTTTTTCAGTGATACAATTTACGCGTATAAAATAACTGAGCCGGCCGCTAACCGGGAGTCCTGGCAGCTCATTTTTGTACCAGATGAAAAGTTAGAAAAAGTCAAAGAAGTGAAAATCCGAAAAAAGTGCTGCTATAAATCTCCGCTTTAAAAGATTCTTCGATTACAATCCGTCAAGAGTCCATTTTTTTGGGAGAACCGCCCCTGACGTCAGGCTACCCAATATTGGCTCAATAACAAAGGCCATCCGCCCGAATACGATTCTCGGACAAATCCATTTGCTGTGGAGACCACAGGCTTCAGGCTGCCTGGTCTGAATTTGGCTTTATCCCTTGAGTATCTTAGGCTGCCTAAGCCCAAAAGGGGGGACACCTCGCTGGTGGCTGGCAGAAAACCCATTTCGTCCTGTTATTGCCGGCAGGCTCTCACTCCGAGCCTGTCGGCAATTTTGCTGGATCATCGGATCACTTTTTTGGACAGCACTGAGATATCATGGAGCAAACTTGTTAAGACAGAGTACGGGAAAACACTAATGATTGCTGTCGGTTACAGACCTTAATCCAATGCTATTATGAGTGAAAACCGGAGCAAATCAATGAGTACTAAAGACAAAACCCCGATTGAGCAGTTCGTAGAACGGGCTGAGGAAATCCGCAGGAGGCCTCTAACGGATGAGGATATAAAAAAGATTAACCAGCTCTCTATCGAAATTGAACAAAAAGAGAACCAGGTTGAACCTCCTGGTAGCCGAAAGATAGCCGGTAAACCCCGGAATGCAGAGCTGTAATGGGCAGAGTCGTCCCCTTCTCCCATTTTGAGGATTACTACAGTCAGCTCACCCAGGATAACAGGGTTATCGATGGGACCATTTTAGACGCAAACGTGATCATCACCCTCAGCTATTCTCCTAAAAAGTATCACAGCCGACTCACAAAATTTTTGTCGGAGCAACTCCACCCTAAAGAGATCGCCTACTTCACGACCGTCAACACCACCTTCGAGTATCTAGAATTTCATCGTCGCTTGTTGATGACTGAGGGTTTAAGAGATGCTGTCGATGAATTCTCTGCACTTCAGCTACCTAGGAAGAAACGACAATCCGTAAGGTATCACTCTGGTCGACTAAAAAACCGAGAAAACACCCAGGGGACCGATCCAGTCTTTTATGACCGGGAGATAAAAGACATTCGCAAGGCCTTTTGCGCCTCA is part of the Pseudobdellovibrionaceae bacterium genome and encodes:
- a CDS encoding polyprenol monophosphomannose synthase; amino-acid sequence: MIAVVIPSYNEGEVIASLILKISEVLSPPHLIIVVDDSPNDLTQKAIESTGKSNLVSIHRKTKGGRGSAVIEGIKIAVSRDCSQIVEMDADFSHPPEELNSILSEAKTRGLDLLIGSRYLPESKILNWPLSRRIFSRCANWLARSVLRIPIHDYTNGYRCYSRPAAEQIVATCGKLGKGFIALSEILVNLYYRGLTVGERPTVFVNRVRGESSVNLNEITGALMGLFRIYGLKRELQAKNVKVANINN
- a CDS encoding DegT/DnrJ/EryC1/StrS family aminotransferase, with amino-acid sequence MSKWQTSIIEEFKSRAENPRTGGSEFPLMEDCFDQDEVLAAIDVLLSGQLTMSSNVTEFEQQFAEMVGVPFAVMVNSGSSANLLAVAAAINPLRKQRLLPGDEVLLPAVCWSTSLWPLVQLGLKPVFVDVNPQTLNMDMDDAKKKLTKKTKGLLTVHILGNSPEMAKVKSFVSDHGLTHLEDTCESFGSQFSNKYLGTFGDFGSYSFYYSHHLTTGEGGMVVCQNQEDADLLKCLRAHGWTRNLSNRQALEKEYSDIDSRFLFVNSGFNLRPTEIQAAIGKVQLKRINQMNGNRVKNYEGLRLALESHPSWNGQLEMILPSPGTSPVWFGFCALLNEKLAAQKESYLKSLSALGVENRPIVSGNFVRQPALKLYGLDQDPRNFPGAENVDRRGFFIGLHTTEMKKDRLDRLADLLLKPLL
- a CDS encoding glycosyltransferase family 39 protein; its protein translation is MRTLKISLISLAALAWATLITYFFLRYPWPWPDESLYADIARHFRNTGEMGIPMFKGYFTEIESHQHFYPPLYFMTLGALFFIFPYSLITLRFFSLFCLLSATVWSFARLSKKTLGPMAVSGGVLVLMTDPVFIRGLLVGRMDSLGVFLTLGSLLLLHSGECHPHRAKRRYFLFGSGLIGGLAFLTHPMAWAAPATLGLYTLVQLIRKKLKPIEVGLIALGGIGISLPYLVWLYGEWGFFAEQFSAQMARKHLVSPKGIREALKSFEGLFAQYEAVKAIGMLSYILGFVGLVIYTWKDQRGLKFLIVHLLFTYLATFSREMWYPVYWMVTSAIGVAILLHTANRRVAWTLASLVVVGHLYGVFVKARQLRPYNYQTYCEVLKQKIPPGAKVFLTSVPDAYFCLDESFREGIRQFIPGGIPVPKDSAVAIFDTHDVFIAGSFFVGEHLEEYIKGSKDHFEIDSGVAGGFPYTLYLRKTAPANSLRDQ
- a CDS encoding exopolysaccharide biosynthesis polyprenyl glycosylphosphotransferase; translation: MSNRFSPAPFYKLVLLFLDCLGFYAAFQLAYYLRLGDWVAPDLWLKLAPVLGFTLVMMYVFDVYKLQDRLHFFRDLLRLALALLLSASMVILGAYLVGLKGFGGLTGRGVLIGAYLFFAIWSAIWRVVLHTRVKGLEQKSRWLVIGTRDYLVQFLKDYEKSPHDVQLVCLTQKRYDPDAGDFGDFEKYVQGSWEDVPAKLKEQWRGIVVATGQQIPEHLVDQLMEIRFQGTRVYDLSDFYEAVWRKVPVFYLQGGWFALSQGFHLLHNPIGLRIKRVGDIFCAGLIMILGFPIMLLAAILVLITSGWPIIYTQKRRGLNGEDFIIYKFRSMKQDAEKHGAQWSKEGDARVTVWGKFMRATRIDELPQIWNIFRGDMSFIGPRPERPEFIKELGEKIPFYNFRHLVRPGLTGWAQVMYPYGATIEDAKEKLQFELYYIKSYSLILDWLVLLKTATVVLFGKGR
- a CDS encoding type II toxin-antitoxin system RelE/ParE family toxin, with product MKPIRIVPSDRFHRQLRRLPKHIAGAVGAWVVTVQRIGIRATRQIPGYHDEPLKGKRRGQRSVRLNRSYRLIYEQTEDDVFTIILVLEVHNHEY
- a CDS encoding helix-turn-helix transcriptional regulator translates to MSTKKDVQQLLEEYIGPITFGTFLVAARTSLDLTQVEMAKILGVSKSVVCDIEKGRQLVSPKLALKIARKAQLSEPVAVMLCLQDQLNRAKIKMTVSVEKAS
- a CDS encoding helix-turn-helix transcriptional regulator, whose amino-acid sequence is MTIAKLIDDMEKDGDEMTFASVIKAWRLCEEASITDFARKLGVSRGTYGDLETGRKIPSPTRVAHIAEALEIDEEPLILLALRGYLKSHGFDYKICLESA
- a CDS encoding XRE family transcriptional regulator translates to MSNTRFPSDTELKEMREKLSKGPASKPLPKDATPVDKIKFQICKEFVIYKNAHTITQKALAEKIGTDEALISKILHYQIEEFTIDRLIKFLSTLYPDAKVKIEVA